A DNA window from Camelina sativa cultivar DH55 chromosome 13, Cs, whole genome shotgun sequence contains the following coding sequences:
- the LOC104734474 gene encoding cytochrome P450 77A4-like — MSLIISFVPTSLGYTLFAIIVSGFVFILTRWSSSKPKGGLNLPPGPPGWPVVGNLFQFARSGKSFFEYAEELKQKYGGILTVRMGTRTMIILSDANLVHEALIKRGALFATRPAESPTRTIFSCDKFTVNAAKYGPVWRSLRRNMVQNMLSSTRLKEFGSLRQSSMDKLIERIKSEAREHKGLIWVLRNARFAAFCILLEMCFGIVMDEASIDKMDEIMKTVLMTVDPRIDDYLPILAPFFSKERKRALEVRREQVDYVVGVIERRRRAIQNPGSDKTASSFSYLDTLFDLTIEGRETTPSNEELVTLCSEFLNGGTDTTGTAIEWGIAQLIANPEIQSRLYDEIKSTVGDDRSVEEKDVDKMVYLQAFVKELLRKHPPTYFSLTHAVTETTTLGGYDIPAGVNVEVYLPGMSEDPRIWSNPKKFDPDRFMLGKENADITGITGVKMIPFGVGRRICPGLAMATVHVHLMLARMVQEFEWSAYPSGSEIDFAGKTEFTVVMKNPLRAKVKPRI, encoded by the coding sequence ATGTCTCTCATCATCTCCTTCGTTCCAACTTCCCTTGGTTATACTTTGTTTGCAATTATCGTTTCAGGTTTCGTTTTCATCCTAACTCGATGGAGTTCTTCCAAGCCAAAGGGAGGTTTAAACCTTCCTCCAGGTCCACCAGGTTGGCCGGTGGTCGGAAACTTATTCCAGTTCGCTCGCTCCGGTAAGTCGTTCTTCGAATACGCGGAGGAGCTTAAGCAAAAGTACGGAGGAATTCTCACAGTGAGAATGGGTACTCGTACAATGATCATCCTCTCGGACGCGAATCTAGTCCACGAAGCTCTGATCAAACGCGGAGCTCTTTTCGCAACCCGACCCGCCGAGAGTCCGACCCGAACAATCTTCAGCTGCGACAAATTCACCGTCAACGCCGCCAAATATGGTCCCGTGTGGCGGTCTCTGAGAAGAAACATGGTTCAGAACATGCTTAGCTCAACACGCCTCAAGGAGTTCGGATCGCTGAGACAATCCTCTATGGATAAGCTCATCGAGAGGATCAAATCTGAAGCTAGAGAACACAAGGGACTCATCTGGGTGCTTCGAAACGCAAGATTCGCTGCGTTTTGTATCCTCTTAGAGATGTGTTTCGGAATCGTCATGGACGAAGCATCGATCGATAAGATGGATGAGATTATGAAAACTGTGCTGATGACCGTTGATCCACGAATCGACGATTACCTTCCGATCCTCGCTCCCTTCTTCTCCAAGGAGAGGAAACGAGCTCTCGAAGTCCGCCGTGAACAGGTCGATTACGTCGTCGGGGTTATCGAGAGACGGCGGAGAGCGATTCAGAACCCAGGATCCGACAAAACGGCGTCGTCTTTCTCGTACTTGGACACGCTCTTTGATTTAACAATCGAAGGCCGTGAAACGACGCCGTCTAACGAAGAGCTCGTGACGCTCTGCTCCGAGTTTCTCAACGGTGGTACCGATACGACGGGGACAGCGATCGAGTGGGGGATAGCGCAGCTGATTGCCAACCCTGAGATTCAATCTCGGCTGTACGATGAGATTAAATCAACGGTGGGAGATGATCGTAGCGTTGAGGAGAAAGACGTGGATAAAATGGTCTATTTACAAGCTTTTGTTAAGGAGCTTCTCCGGAAACATCCTCCGACTTATTTTTCTCTGACGCACGCCGTTACGGAGACGACGACGCTCGGCGGTTACGATATTCCAGCCGGCGTTAACGTCGAGGTTTATCTTCCGGGTATGAGTGAGGATCCGAGAATTTGGAGTAACCCGAAAAAGTTTGACCCAGACCGGTTTATGTTGGGTAAGGAGAATGCTGACATAACCGGGATTACTGGAGTGAAGATGATTCCTTTTGGTGTAGGCCGTAGGATTTGTCCAGGGCTTGCAATGGCAACCGTACACGTGCATCTGATGCTTGCGAGGATGGTTCAGGAGTTCGAGTGGAGTGCGTATCCGTCAGGAAGTGAGATTGATTTCGCCGGGAAAACTGAGTTTACGGTGGTGATGAAGAATCCGTTGAGAGCTAAGGTCAAACCAaggatttaa
- the LOC104734475 gene encoding uncharacterized protein LOC104734475 isoform X2, whose amino-acid sequence MPSVGMRRTTRVFGVVKAPDGARVLRSGRRIWPNVGEPKVRRAHDVVDRDWNSVLKTQNKTKGNSKVSGKNNSQPCSPRDVSSEKDDKVDDFPVRKRRKVRNECVGDVKTVDKMFGIVYSRKRKRLSEPSSDRSEEPLRSLQFYCRRRRFPSRVSSVRPVLTLTVDWSCEDCWFLTVFGLAMRYTRREQLSLSSLTSFFLSQPINQVFADHGVLFPVEPPLSSKGVCKFFGDMNCLPLFSADFAVIPRWFMDMHFTLFLRVAPRSFFFVEKSLYLLDNPVEESDLESELALPEPCNLRNDAVVGLHPSVRASKLTGGNAQYRGNLGSHSFQKRRSSLRRRRARNISHNAHKSYNGTPVFDISGSRKNRTVAVSPRKLRSSVRSSSSPASNVLSIIPLAKTKEELDSLCCSANILMIYSDRCSGEEGFSVMLGFSSSNEWFLAIKKDGAIRYSHKAQRAMRPCYSNRVTHATVWMGGDNWKLEFCDRKDWLGFKDIYKECYERNVSEQSVKVIPIPGVREVCGYAEDIYDFPSFSRPVPYISVNEDEVSRAMARSIALYDMDSEDEEWLERQNWELLSEEDDQFLQLQRETFELMIDGFEKFHFHNPADDLLDEKATTIASLSYLGRHEMVEAVHDYWLKKRKQRKAPLLRIFQGHQVKKTPLLSKPVFRKRRSFKRQGSQLHGKAKQASPWLVAVKAAEPEEENDFLRMEEAKTLADTAMKAAIAKRRRAQILAENADLAVYKAMMALRNAEVIEVAEESEVDTTVFLN is encoded by the exons ATGCCGTCGGTGGGAATGAGACGAACCACTAGGGTTTTCGGGGTGGTTAAAGCCCCAGACGGAGCCCGGGTCCTCCGTTCCGGTCGTCGGATCTGGCCTAACGTCGGCGAACCCAAGGTACGGAGAGCTCACGATGTGGTGGATCGGGATTGGAACAGCGTTTTGAAGACTCAGAACAAAACCAAAGGGAACAGCAAAGTCTCCGGTAAAAATAACAGCCAGCCTTGTAGCCCGAGAGATGTTTCTAGTGAGAAAGACGACAAAGTAGATGACTTTCCGGTCAGGAAACGGAGGAAAGTGAGAAATGAGTGTGTCGGAGATGTAAAGACTGTGGATAAGATGTTTGGGATTGTATATAGTAGGAAAAGGAAGAGACTTTCTGAACCATCGAGTGATAGATCAGAAGAGCCACTACGAAGCCTGCAGTTTTATTGCAGGCGAAGGAGATTCCCCAGTCGGGTTTCTTCAGTTCGTCCTGTGCTTACTCTTACAGTAGATTGGTCATGTGAGGATTGCTGGTTTCTAACTGTTTTCGGTTTGGCAATGAGATACACGAGGAGGGAACAACTGAGCCTGTCTTCGcttacttctttcttcttgtctCAACCTATCAACCAAGTGTTTGCTGACCATGGCGTGCTATTCCCTGTG GAGCCTCCCCTTAGCTCAAAGGGTGTCTGCAAGTTTTTTGGGGACATGAATTGTCTACCTCTCTTTTCAGCAGATTTTGCTGTCATTCCTCGATGGTTCATGGATATGCATTTTACTTTGTTCCTAAGAGTGGCACCACGCTCCTTCTTTTTCGTAGAGAAATCTCTGTATTTGCTAGACAATCCAGTTGAAGAATCTGATTTGGAGTCTGAATTAGCTTTACCTGAACCTTGTAATCTGAGGAATGATGCTGTAGTTGGGTTACATCCATCAGTGAGAGCCTCGAAGTTAACTGGAGGAAATGCTCAATATAGAGGCAATTTAG GTTCTCACAGTTTCCAGAAGAGGAGAAGCTCTTTgagaaggagaagagcaagAAATATTTCACATAATGCACACAAGTCGTATAATGGAACACCGGTTTTTGATATATCAGGAAGTAGGAAAAACAGGACAGTAGCAGTATCGCCGAGAAAGCTCAGAAGCTCAGTTCGAAGTAGCTCATCTCCGGCTTCAAATGTGCTTAGTATCATTCCGTTGGCGAAGACAAAAGAGGAGCTTGATTCTTTATGTTGTTCTGCGaatatattaatgatatattCAGACAGATGCTCGGGAGAAGAAGGGTTTAGTGTCATGTTGggattttcttcttcaaatgaGTGGTTTCTTGCAATTAAGAAAGATGGGGCAATCAGATACAGCCACAAGGCACAAAGGGCTATGAGACCATGTTATAGCAACCGGGTTACACATGCAACAGTATGGATGGGAGGTGATAATTGGAAGCTTGAGTTTTGCGACAGAAAAGATTGGCTtggttttaaagatatatataaagaatgCTATGAACGGAATGTATCGGAACAGAGTGTGAAAGTTATTCCTATTCCTGGGGTAAGAGAAGTGTGTGGCTATGCAGAGGATATATATGACTTCCCTTCCTTTTCTAGGCCGGTTCCATATATATCTGTGAACGAAGATGAGGTTTCAAGGGCAATGGCTCGAAGTATTGCTCTTTATGACATGGATTCTGAAGACGAAGAGTGGCTCGAAAGGCAAAACTGGGAACTGCTTAGTGAAGAAGATGACCAATTTCTACAACTTCAGCGGGAAACCTTTGAGTTGATGATTGATGGGTTTGAAAAGTTTCATTTCCATAACCCTGCCGATGATCTCTTGGATGAGAAAGCAACCACTATAGCTAGTCTTTCATACCTGGGTAGGCACGAGATGGTTGAAGCAGTACATGATTACTGGTTGAAGAAAAGGAAGCAGCGAAAAGCACCACTCCTCAGAATTTTCCAG GGTCATCAAGTGAAGAAAACGCCGCTACTTTCCAAACCTGTGTTTCGGAAGAGAAGATCCTTCAAAAGACAGGGGAGTCAACTCCATGGAAAAGCCAAACAGGCAAGCCCTTGGCTCG TGGCTGTAAAGGCGGCTGAACCAGAGGAAGAAAACGATTTTCTCAGAATGGAAGAAGCCAAAACATTGGCTGATACAGCCATGAAAGCTGCAATAGCCAAAAGAAGACGAGCACAAATTCTGGCAGAAAACGCAGATTTGGCTGTTTACAAAGCGATGATGGCTCTCAGGAATGCAGAAGTCATTGAAGTAGCCGAAGAGAGCGAGGTCGACACGACCGTTTTCTTGAACTGA
- the LOC104734475 gene encoding uncharacterized protein LOC104734475 isoform X1, translating into MPSVGMRRTTRVFGVVKAPDGARVLRSGRRIWPNVGEPKVRRAHDVVDRDWNSVLKTQNKTKGNSKVSGKNNSQPCSPRDVSSEKDDKVDDFPVRKRRKVRNECVGDVKTVDKMFGIVYSRKRKRLSEPSSDRSEEPLRSLQFYCRRRRFPSRVSSVRPVLTLTVDWSCEDCWFLTVFGLAMRYTRREQLSLSSLTSFFLSQPINQVFADHGVLFPVEPPLSSKGVCKFFGDMNCLPLFSADFAVIPRWFMDMHFTLFLRVAPRSFFFVEKSLYLLDNPVEESDLESELALPEPCNLRNDAVVGLHPSVRASKLTGGNAQYRGNLGSHSFQKRRSSLRRRRARNISHNAHKSYNGTPVFDISGSRKNRTVAVSPRKLRSSVRSSSSPASNVLSIIPLAKTKEELDSLCCSANILMIYSDRCSGEEGFSVMLGFSSSNEWFLAIKKDGAIRYSHKAQRAMRPCYSNRVTHATVWMGGDNWKLEFCDRKDWLGFKDIYKECYERNVSEQSVKVIPIPGVREVCGYAEDIYDFPSFSRPVPYISVNEDEVSRAMARSIALYDMDSEDEEWLERQNWELLSEEDDQFLQLQRETFELMIDGFEKFHFHNPADDLLDEKATTIASLSYLGRHEMVEAVHDYWLKKRKQRKAPLLRIFQGHQVKKTPLLSKPVFRKRRSFKRQGSQLHGKAKQWL; encoded by the exons ATGCCGTCGGTGGGAATGAGACGAACCACTAGGGTTTTCGGGGTGGTTAAAGCCCCAGACGGAGCCCGGGTCCTCCGTTCCGGTCGTCGGATCTGGCCTAACGTCGGCGAACCCAAGGTACGGAGAGCTCACGATGTGGTGGATCGGGATTGGAACAGCGTTTTGAAGACTCAGAACAAAACCAAAGGGAACAGCAAAGTCTCCGGTAAAAATAACAGCCAGCCTTGTAGCCCGAGAGATGTTTCTAGTGAGAAAGACGACAAAGTAGATGACTTTCCGGTCAGGAAACGGAGGAAAGTGAGAAATGAGTGTGTCGGAGATGTAAAGACTGTGGATAAGATGTTTGGGATTGTATATAGTAGGAAAAGGAAGAGACTTTCTGAACCATCGAGTGATAGATCAGAAGAGCCACTACGAAGCCTGCAGTTTTATTGCAGGCGAAGGAGATTCCCCAGTCGGGTTTCTTCAGTTCGTCCTGTGCTTACTCTTACAGTAGATTGGTCATGTGAGGATTGCTGGTTTCTAACTGTTTTCGGTTTGGCAATGAGATACACGAGGAGGGAACAACTGAGCCTGTCTTCGcttacttctttcttcttgtctCAACCTATCAACCAAGTGTTTGCTGACCATGGCGTGCTATTCCCTGTG GAGCCTCCCCTTAGCTCAAAGGGTGTCTGCAAGTTTTTTGGGGACATGAATTGTCTACCTCTCTTTTCAGCAGATTTTGCTGTCATTCCTCGATGGTTCATGGATATGCATTTTACTTTGTTCCTAAGAGTGGCACCACGCTCCTTCTTTTTCGTAGAGAAATCTCTGTATTTGCTAGACAATCCAGTTGAAGAATCTGATTTGGAGTCTGAATTAGCTTTACCTGAACCTTGTAATCTGAGGAATGATGCTGTAGTTGGGTTACATCCATCAGTGAGAGCCTCGAAGTTAACTGGAGGAAATGCTCAATATAGAGGCAATTTAGGTTCTCACAGTTTCCAGAAGAGGAGAAGCTCTTTgagaaggagaagagcaagAAATATTTCACATAATGCACACAAGTCGTATAATGGAACACCGGTTTTTGATATATCAGGAAGTAGGAAAAACAGGACAGTAGCAGTATCGCCGAGAAAGCTCAGAAGCTCAGTTCGAAGTAGCTCATCCCCGGCTTCAAATGTGCTTAGTATCATTCCGTTGGCGAAGACAAAAGAGGAGCTTGATTCTTTATGTTGTTCTGCGaatatattaatgatatattCAGACAGATGCTCGGGAGAAGAAGGGTTTAGTGTCATGTTGggattttcttcttcaaatgaGTGGTTTCTTGCAATTAAGAAAGATGGGGCAATCAGATACAGCCACAAG GCACAAAGGGCTATGAGACCATGTTATAGCAACCGGGTTACACATGCAACAGTATGGATGGGAGGTGATAATTGGAAGCTTGAGTTTTGCGACAGAAAAGATTGGCTtggttttaaagatatatataaagaatgCTATGAACGGAATGTATCGGAACAGAGTGTGAAAGTTATTCCTATTCCTGGGGTAAGAGAAGTGTGTGGCTATGCAGAGGATATATATGACTTCCCTTCCTTTTCTAGGCCGGTTCCATATATATCTGTGAACGAAGATGAGGTTTCAAGGGCAATGGCTCGAAGTATTGCTCTTTATGACATGGATTCTGAAGACGAAGAGTGGCTCGAAAGGCAAAACTGGGAACTGCTTAGTGAAGAAGATGACCAATTTCTACAACTTCAGCGGGAAACCTTTGAGTTGATGATTGATGGGTTTGAAAAGTTTCATTTCCATAACCCTGCCGATGATCTCTTGGATGAGAAAGCAACCACTATAGCTAGTCTTTCATACCTGGGTAGGCACGAGATGGTTGAAGCAGTACATGATTACTGGTTGAAGAAAAGGAAGCAGCGAAAAGCACCACTCCTCAGAATTTTCCAG GGTCATCAAGTGAAGAAAACGCCGCTACTTTCCAAACCTGTGTTTCGGAAGAGAAGATCCTTCAAAAGACAGGGGAGTCAACTCCATGGAAAAGCCAAACAG TGGCTGTAA
- the LOC104737836 gene encoding uncharacterized protein LOC104737836, translating into MRPEQMLPKMSQNASYHTPLTVVAVTGNMEIAEALVAKNPKLLEIPGINGQIPVVVAVENRQMEMARYLYTRTPVQVLLGDDGYHGSLLFLNAIFYKMLDIALDLFNMSRRLAVTKHSQIESIPIIVLASKPDLFPGGCYLGPLTRFIYSWIQVKLPTLPFPSSPNKDHQNTLMGKLLKCLSKWTGIDEVYQLKVMHLQATKLLQGMSEESLALGLKERSETVDDALLFAVRYGNVDFLVEMIKNNSELLWSTRTSSSSTLFLLAVEFRQEKVFSLLYGLDDRKYLLLADKDCDGNGILHLAGFPSPPSKLSSVVCPPLQMQRELQWFKEVERIAPAIEKERVNEEEQTPIEIFTKEHQGLRQEAEKWMKDTAMSCNVVAAFIVTVTLAALIVTVIFAAVFTVSGGNDDNSVGNPFHLHKQQFIIFIVSDFISCFAACTSVPVFLGILTARYSFDDFLVSLPTKMIAGLSILFVSIAAMLIAFSLVLFTMMDKEKWIVAPKILFACLPALLFVLLQYPLLKEMILSTYGKGIFDRNMNYWA; encoded by the exons ATGAGACCTGAACAGATGCTTCCCAAGATGAGCCAAAACGCTTCGTACCACACGCCTCTCACTGTCGTTGCGGTTACTGGAAACATGGAGATTGCTGAAGCCTTAGTCGCTAAGAACCCTAAGCTTCTAGAGATTCCTGGAATCAATGGGCAGATTCCAGTTGTGGTTGCGGTCGAGAACAGGCAGATGGAGATGGCTCGCTATCTTTACACCAGAACTCCGGTTCAGGTGTTACTTGGCGATGATGGATATCACGGTTCCTTGCTCTTTCTTAATGCCATCTTCTATAAAATGCTCG ACATCGCGTTGGATCTGTTCAACATGAGCAGACGCTTAGCCGTCACAAAACACTCGCAAATCGAGTCGATTCCCATCATTGTCTTGGCTTCAAAGCCAGATTTATTTCCTGGTGGCTGCTATCTCGGACCACTGACACGTTTCATCTACTCTT GGATACAAGTAAAGCTGCCAACTCTTCCATTTCCTTCTAGTCCGAACAAAGATCATCAGA ATACTCTGATGGGGAAACTGCTCAAATGTCTTTCCAAATGGACCG GAATAGATGAAGTGTACCAACTTAAGGTCATGCATCTACAAGCCACGAAGCTTCTACAAGGAATGTCAGAAGAATCATTGGCCTTGGGCTTGAAGGAACGTTCTGAGACCGTGGATGACGCTTTACTATTTGCAGTAAGGTATGGGAATGTGGATTTCTTGGTGGAGATGATCAAGAACAACTCCGAGCTTCTATGGTCCACGAGAACAAGCTCGAGCAGTACTCTGTTTCTCTTGGCCGTCGAGTTCAGACAAGAGAAGGTGTTTAGTCTCCTCTACGGTCTGGACGACAGGAAGTACTTGCTGCTCGCCGACAAGGACTGTGACGGCAATGGTATCCTTCATCTCGCCGGctttccttctcctccttccaAGCTCTCTAGTGTCGTTTGCCCACCTTTGCAGATGCAACGCGAGTTACAATGGTTCAag GAAGTGGAGAGAATCGCACCGGCGATTGAGAAGGAGAGAGTAAACGAAGAAGAGCAAACACCGATCGAGATATTCACAAAGGAACACCAAGGATTGCGACAAGAAGCCGAGAAATGGATGAAAGACACAGCGATGTCATGCAACGTAGTCGCGGCTTTCATCGTCACGGTCACTTTGGCGGCTCTTATCGTCACGGTCATTTTCGCAGCGGTCTTCACCGTCTCTGGTGGCAACGACGACAATTCAGTAGGTAACCCTTTTCACCTACATAAACAGCAGTTCATCATATTCATCGTCTCAGATTTTATCTCTTGCTTCGCCGCTTGCACCTCCGTACCCGTATTCCTCGGGATACTCACCGCGAGATACTCCTTCGACGATTTCTTGGTCTCGCTGCCGACAAAGATGATCGCGGGACTTTCGATACTGTTCGTTTCGATCGCGGCGATGCTTATTGCATTCTCGTTGGTTCTGTTCACGATGATGGATAAAGAGAAATGGATCGTTGCTCCGAAGATCCTTTTCGCTTGTTTACCGGCGCTGCTGTTTGTTCTGCTTCAGTATCCTCTCCTCAAGGAAATGATCCTCTCAACCTACGGCAAAGGAATCTTCGACAGAAACATGAATTATTGGGCCTAA